A genome region from Lytechinus pictus isolate F3 Inbred chromosome 16, Lp3.0, whole genome shotgun sequence includes the following:
- the LOC129278697 gene encoding uncharacterized protein LOC129278697 has product MCSTIIQILFLLPLVCLTPLVGKPKIVEAQKLRPLSSISNDITDSSTEQTTSSLDHALSDIDRRIDSLDSQIQSLNVALKQISERTPSVSDIESENAELRRMLRNFERFFGSLYAEKPEAFDADANAEIRLSKLNEYLGNREAELAGLRPAPSTVIDAGETFDPEVLGRALLQITEENSKLAEKVQILQSKVDITIPRKATGRDDVIKQKRRRRSPRDLPTQSVNNSTTITNEHVGIYLTGLKFLYLGQKQSAAVYNSLFIVAYAHRRTLTGKDGKEQRCEDCEQRKA; this is encoded by the exons ATGTGTTCCACCATTATCCAAATCTTATTCCTGCTTCCACTCGTTTGTTTGACGCCACTG GTTGGGAAACCTAAGATTGTGGAAGCGCAGAAGTTACGACCTCTATCAAGTATCTCCAATGATATTACCGACAGCAGCACGGAGCAGACGACATCTTCACTCGATCACGCACTCTCTGATATCGATCGCAGGATCGATAGTCTGGATTCACAGATCCAGAGTTTAAATGT TGCATTGAAGCAAATTTCAGAGAGGACCCCGAGTGTTTCCGATATAGAGTCGGAGAATGCCGAGCTTCGCCGAATGCTGAGAAATTTCGAGCGTTTCTTCGGCTCACTCTACGCGGAGAAGCCCGAAGCCTTTGACGCCGACGCAAACGCCGAAATCAGGTTGTCGAAGCTCAACGAATACCTTGGCAACAGGGAGGCGGAGCTTGCAGGTTTGCGCCCGGCACCATCGACGGTGATTGACGCAGGTGAAACGTTTGACCCGGAAGTACTTGGAAGAGCCCTCCTCCAAATCACAGAAGAAAATTCAAAGCTGGCTGAGAAAGTTCAG ATACTTCAATCTAAAGTGGATATTACTATTCCACGGAAAGCTACTGGtcgtgatgacgtcatcaaacaGAAGAGGAGACGCAGGAGCCCACGTGATCTTCCCACACAGTCCGTAAACAATAGTACCACAATAACCAACGAG CATGTAGGTATATACCTCACAGGTCTCAAGTTCCTGTACCTTGGTCAGAAACAATCCGCTGCAGTCTACAATTCTCTCTTCATCGTAGCATATGCACATAGAAGGACTCTGACTGGCAAAGATGGAAAGGAACAGCGCTGTGAAGACTGTGAACAAAGAAAAGCTTAG
- the LOC129278703 gene encoding complement C1q tumor necrosis factor-related protein 4-like → MVAQEIASVLSTFNDSSSSNSSSNTVYSDISDEGMTTSEEIEILAEDLLGIPTSRRRKSAFSVASMTSLLGSTSPQYVTFDHVYVNKGRDYLMDNHTFACEITGFYFITFNLRSFDGRNLGVSLIKNDEVMTAIYSDASTRNVMESQSIILHLERGDRIYLRLGPSTTYGIYSDSRKYSTFSGFLLYRGY, encoded by the exons ATGGTGGCGCAAGAGATTGCTTCGGTACTGTCTACATTCAATGACTCCTCATCGTCCAATTCGAGCAGCAACACGGTTTATTCCGACATCAGCGATGAGGGCATGACGACGTCGGAGGAAATCGAGATCCTTGCCGAAGATCTACTCGGGATTCCTACTTCTC GTAGGAGAAAGTCGGCCTTTTCAGTTGCAAGTATGACGTCACTCTTGGGGTCAACGTCACCACAGtacgtgacctttgaccatgtctACGTCAACAAAGGACGAGATTATCTCATGGACAACCACACGTTTGCCTGTGAGATCACTGGATTCTATTTCATTACGTTCAA CTTGAGGTCATTTGACGGCCGCAATCTTGGCGTATCGCTGATCAAGAACGACGAGGTGATGACGGCGATCTATTCGGACGCCAGCACTCGCAACGTTATGGAGAGCCAGAGCATAATCTTACACCTCGAACGGGGGGATCGGATTTATTTACGACTCGGCCCTTCGACAACCTACGGAATTTACAGCGATTCTCGGAAGTACAGTACCTTCAGCGGCTTCCTCTTGTACCGCGGATATTAG